CGCGCCACAACGCGAGCAGCCGGTCGGCGGCGGCGCAGAACCGGCCCGGCGACCGCAGCGACAGGCCGCGCTCGTTGCCGGCCGTCGACATCGCGATCTTCCAACCCGCGCCCGGGTCGCCCACGACACCGGCGTCGGGCACGAACACGTCGTCGAAGAAGATCTCGGCGAAGCCCGGGTCGCCGTCGAGCTGGGCGATCGGCCGGACCGTGATGCCCGGCGTGGCCAGCGGGAACAGGAAGTAGGTCAGGCCGCGGTGCCGTTCGGCGGCCGGGTCGGTGCGGAACAGGCCGAACCCGTGGTCGGCGACCGCCGCCCGCGAGCTCCAGGTCTTCTGCCCGTTGAGAACCCAGCCGCCGCGGTCGTCGTCGCGGTCGGCGCGGCTGCGGATCGCGGCGAGGTCGCTGCCCGCCTCGGGTTCCGACCAGGCCTGGGCCCAGACGTCGGTGCCGTCGGCCATCGACGGCAGGTAGCGCTGCCGTTGCTCGGCCGAGCCGTGCTCGAAGATGACCGGTGCGAGCAATGAGATGCCGTTCTGGGCGATCCGGGTGGGTGCGCCGCAGGTGTAGTACTCCTCTTCGAAGAGCACCCACTCGGTGAGCGTGGCGTCGCGCCCGCCGAATTCCGCCGGCCAGGCCACGACCGACCACCGGCCGGCGGCCAGCGTGCGCTCCCACTCGCGATGCGCCACGGCGCCCGCCGGGGTGTCCATCGACGGAAGCCGGCCGGGGCTGTTGGCCCGCAGCCAGTCGCGGGCCTCGGCGCGGAACGCCTGCTCGCGCTCGGTGAACTCGGGGGTCATGCGTCACCCGCCTGGCGCTTGTTGGCGGCGGCCATGCCGCGGGCGTCGAGCCCGCCGAGCGAGTCGGTGCTGACCTCCGCGTTGTGCGCGTGCGCCGCGTGGTGCAGCCCGAACACCGAGTCCATCCCGGACCGCATGCCCATCAGGTCTTCGGCCTGGTTGACCGCCTTCTTGGTGAGCGCCAGCCCGAGCCGGGGCATCTCCGCGATCTTCGTGGCCATCCGCAGCACCTCGGGCTCGAGGTCGGCGCGGGGCACGACGTGGTTGACCATGCCGAGGTCCTTGGCCCGCTGTGCGCTGAACCGGTCGCCGGTGAAGAGGAACTCCTTGGCGGCGCGCGGGTTGAGCACCCACGGGTGCGCGAAGTATTCGACGCCCGGGATGCCCATCCGCACGACGGGGTCGGCGAAGTAGGCGTCGTCGGACGCGATGATGAAGTCGCAGCACCAGGCGAGCATCAGGCCGCCGGCGATGCAGGCGCCCTGCACCATCGCGATCATCGGCTTGGGGATGTCGCGCCAGCGCCGGCACATGCCGAGGTAGACCTCGGACTCGCGGGCGAACCGGCTGTCGACGCCGGCCTTGCCGACGTGGTCATACCAGATGACGGCCTTGCGCTCGAACGACTCGTCGGCGTCGCGCTCGGGTGTGCCGATGTCGTGGCCGGCGCAGAAGTGCTTGCCGTTGCCGCCCAACACGATGACTTTGATGTCGTCGTCGTTGACGGCCCGGCTGAACGCCGCGTCGAGGGCGTAGGTGACCTTCGAGTTCTGCGCGTTGCTGTAGCGCGGCCGGTTGAGCATCACCAGCGCGACCGGGCCGCGCGCCTCGTAGGTGACGACGGGTTCGGTTGTCATTCGTCCTCCGGGTCCGACGGGCTGACGCTACCAAACAAGTGCTTGGTTGGCGAGATCGTCGCCTGTGCCCGCGATAGCTGGGAAACGGCGTCGGAGACGATCCGGTCGACCAGCTCCGCGCAGCTCGGCAGGTCGTCGATCAGACCGACCACCTGGCCGGACGCGAGCATGCCGGCGTCGGTGTCGCCCTCGACCAGGCCGGCGCGCAGCAGCATCGGCGTGTTGGCGGCGAGCACGAGTTGGGCCCACGAGCGGTCGCCGGCCTTTCTCATCGCGAGCCCGTCGCGGAGCAGCGCGGGCCAGCTGAGTTGGGCCATCCGCTTGAACTGCGCGGTCCGCCGGGCCGTCCGGAACAGGCCGGTCAACCGGTTCTCGCGGTCGAGACCGTTGACGAACCGGGTACGCAGCAGCCGGTGCGGCATGCCGTCGGCCTTGCTGGTGACCACGGTGCCGTCGAGCCCGAAGCCCAGATACTCCCGCCGGATCCGCTCCGGCACGGCGCTGTCGCTGGTCAACAGGAACCGGGTGCCCATGCCGATGCCGGCCGCGCCGTAGGAGAGCGCGGCGGCCAGCCCGCGGCCGTCGTAGAAGCCGCCGGCCGCGACGACCGGGATGTCGACGGCGTCGAGCACCGAGGGCAGCAGGAGCGTGGTCGGCACCTGGCCGGTGTGGCCGCCGCCCTCGCCGCCCTGCACCATCACCAGGTCGGCACCCCAGGCGGCCACCTTCTGCGCGTGCCGTGCGGCGCCGACCGAGGGCATCACCACGACGCCGTGTTCCTTCAGGCGGGCGATCTGCTCCGGTCGCGGTGCCAGGGCGAAGGATGCGACCTTCACGCCGTACTCGATGAGCAGTTGAACGCGCTTGTCGGCGTCGCCGGCGTCGGCCCGCAGGTTGACGCCGAACGGCTGGGTGGTGCGCTCGCGCACCTCGACGATCGCGCGCTCGAGTTCCGCGAGGGTCATCGTCGCCGAGGCCAGGATGCCGAGCGCGCCGGCGTTGGCGGTGGCCGACACCAGGCGTGGGCCGGCGACCCAGCCCATTCCGGTCTGCACGATGGGATGGGTGACACCGGTGAGCTCGGTCAGCGCCGTGCGGAAGGCCGGTCTCACGCGGTCAGGTTCTCGCCCGTGCGCACGAACTCGTCGCGGTGCTCGTCGGCGACGCCGGCCAGGTTGAGCTCGAAGGTGAAGCCCTGCTCGAACCGGTAGCTGGTGTTGACGTCGACCGGGTCGATGCCGTTGAGCGCTTCCTTGGCGGCCCGGATCACCCGGGGGTCCTTGGCGGCGATCTCGCGCGCCAGCGCCAGGGCGGCCGCGTCGAGCTCCTCGCGCGGCACGACCTCCACCACCGAGCCGAAGTCGAACAGCCGCTGGGCGGTGATGGTCCGGCTCGTGTAGTACATCGTCCGCATCAGGTGCTGCGGCACCAGCCGGGACAGGTGCGTGGCGGCGCCGAGCGCGCCGCGGTCGACCTCGGGCACGCCGAAGTAGGCGTCATCGCTCGCGACGACCGAGTCGCAGTTGCCGACCAGGCCGACGCCACCGCCGAGGCAGAAGCCGTTGACGGCCGCGATGACCGGAGTGGCGCACTCGTAGATGGCCTTGAACGCCGCGTGGCAGCCGCGGTTGGCCTCCAACAGCGCGGTGAAGCCCACCGAGCGCTGCATCTCCTTGATGTCGACGCCGGCGTTGAAACCTCGGCCCTCCGCGCGCAGCACCACGACCCGGGCGCCGAGGTCGGTCGGTGCCGTGCGCACCGCGTCGGCGATGGCGAACCAACCGGCCACCGGCACGGCGTTGACCGGTGGGAAGTCGACGGTCACGACGGCGATGTGGCTGTCGACCAACTCTGTGGAGACGGGCATGAGCGGTCCTAACGATTGCTCGTGGTGTTCTGAGATGCTAACACTTACTATCTTCTAGAAGATAAGACGTCAATGAACGGCAGGTGGTGCGGTGAGCGGGATCAGGGCCACCGAGATCGAGGCCCTCCGGATGCGCGAGGTGCTGGGCCACTTCCCGTCCGGCGTGACCGTGGTGACCGGCGTCGACGGTGCCGGGCCGGCGGGGTTCGCCTGCCAGTCGTTCCACGCGCTGTCGCTGGACCCACCCTTGGTGTGCTTCTGCGTCGGGCGGTCGTCGACCACGTGGCCGCGGATTCGCGCCGCCGGCCGGTTCGCCGTCAACATCCTGGGCATCGGGCACGAGGAGCTTTCCCGGACGTTCGCGCGCAGTGGCGGCGACAAGTTCGATGGCGTCGACTGGTCGCCCAGCCCGCTCGGCTCGCCGCTGCTCGCCGAGGCGGTCGCGTGGGTCGACTGCCGGATCAGCGCGGTCTACGACGGTGGCGACCACGAGATCGTCGTCGGCGCGGTGACCGCGCTGGAGGCGATCGGCGGCGAACCGCTCGTCTTCTTCCGGGGCGAATACCGGGCGCTGGCATGAGGTTGGCCGGCCGGGTCGCCGTCGTCAGCGGCGCCAGCCGCGGCATCGGTGCCGCCATCGCGGAGCGGCTCGCCGCCGAGGGTGCGACGGTCGCGATCGTGGCGCGCAGCCTGTCGTCGAGCACCGACGGCCTGGCCGGGACGCTGGCCGACACCGCGGCCCGGATCGCCGCGCACGGGTGGCGGGCCGTGCCGGTCGCGGCCGACCTCACCGACCCGGCCGAGCGGGCCCGGGTCGTCGACACCGTGCTCGAGGCCTGCGGCCGGATCGACATCCTCGTCAACGCCGCGGGCCGGGCCGTGTTCGCACCGATGAGCGGGTTCACCGCCGAGGACGTGCTCGCTCAGGTACAGCAATACGTCGTCGCGCCCTACGAACTGACCCGCCTCGCGTTGCCCGCGTTGCGGGCCAACGGCGCCGGCTGGGTGGTCAACATCGGCTCGAACAGTGCCGCGATACCCGCCGGGCCGCCGTGGAGCGGCTACACCACCGATGGGGGAGCCGCGCTCTACGCCGGGCTGAAGGCCGCCGTCGTGCGGACCAGCGTGAGCCTCGCGGCCGAGTTGGCCCGTGACGGCATCTCGGTGAACGTGGTCGCGCCAGTCAGCGCCGTCCGCACGCCGGGGCTGGAAGCGCTGGGCATCCGGACGGACAACGTCGAACCCGTGGAGCACCTGGCGGAAGCGGTGGTCGACCTGGTCTCCGCCGATCCGAGGGCAGTGACCGGCAAGGTGGTGACCGCGCAGGGGCATCTGGCCGCGGTCGGCCGCAGCACCCGGTCGCTCGACGGGCGCAGCGTCATCGTCGAGCGCGGCGCGCCACCGGTGGCGGGTCCGCCGGTCTTCGTCGTCGACGAACTCATGCCCAGGCCGGGGCAAGCCCGCGAGGTGCTGGATCGCTACGCGGCCGAATACGTGCCGGGCGCCCGGGCCCGCGGGATGCGGCTGCGGCAGACCTTGGTGAGCCCGCCGACGCTGCTCGCCGACGGCAGCAACACGATCCAGGTGACCTGGGAGGTCGACGGCCTGGATGGCTGGTGGCGGGCCCGCGCCGGCGGCCGGGACGACGCCGTCATCGGGTTCTGGGACCGGCTCGCCCCGTGCCTGGAGTCGCGCAGCCGCCGGCATTACGCGGCCGCTGACGACCTGGCCGCGCTCGAAGACGTGCGCTGATGGCCGTCCGCCGCACAACACTGGTCGCGTTGGCGCCGGGTGCCGACGCCGCTGCGGTGGCCCGCGCGTTGGAACAACAGGGCGGCTGGGCCCGACCCACGCTGCCCGGGGTGGTCCGCGGCGGCGACGTGGTCTGGCGGGTCACCGGCGACGACCAGGACGCCGCCATCCCGGACCGGCTGCCGGTGGCCGGCTTCACCTCGGCGACCTACCGCGACGGCCCGACCGGCACCCGCGACCTCGCCGGCAACGCACCCGTGCACCGGAGCCTGCTGCTGCGGGTCGAGGCCGACCCGGCCACCACCGCGGCGTTCGAGGCCGAACTCTTCGCGATGGGCAAGCACATCCCGGTCATGCGCGAGTGGCGGTTGAGCCGGGTCGTCGCGTCGCAGGGGCCGACGGCCTGGACCCACGTGTGGGAACAGGTCTTCCCGGACCTGCGGGCCCTCGAACACGCCTACATGCGGCACCCCTACCACTGGGGGCACGTCGACCGGTGGTTCGACGGCGAGGCACCCCAGCGGATCGTCCGGCCCGGCTTCCGTCACACGTTCTGCCTGCTCGGCGATTCGAAGACCAGCGTCGGGAACCCGGCGTCCGCCTCCGCCGTCAAGTGGTCGACGTAGGCGCCCATCCCGCCGGCATAGGGCATGAATCGCTCCTTCTTGCCCTCGATGTTCGAGCCCGTGTACCACGACTTGGCACGGGTGAACAGCGTCGCCTGCGCGGTCTCGTCGACGAGGTCGGTCCACTTCTCCGCGTCGTTGACCGTGACGTCGACCGCGGTGGCCGCACGCTCGCGGGTCGCCGCGACGACCTGGTAGACCCAGTCGATCTGCTGCTCGGCGCAGAGCACCATATTGGACAGTGGGCCGCTGCTGCCGGGCCCGTTGAGCAGGAACAGGTTCGGGAAGCCCGGCACCACCAGGCCGAGGAAGGTGATCGGCCCGTCGGCCCAGGTGTCGGCGAGCGCGGCGCCGTCGAGGCCACGGATGTCCATCCGGGTCACGGCGCCGGTGAACGCGTCGAAGCCGGTGGCATAGATGAGCACGTCGAGCTCGGTCAGGCCGGTGGCGGTGCGGATGCCGGTTGGCTCGATCCGTTCGATCGGGTCGCGGCGGAGGTTGACCAGCCGCACGTGCTCCTGGTTGAAGACCGCGTAGTAGCCCGAGTCGGTGCAGATCCGCTTGGCGCCGATGGGGTGGTCGTCGGGGATCAGGTCGTCGGCCGTCCGCGGGTCACGGACGATCTGCCGGATCTTCCCGTGCACGAACTCGCTGGCGACCCGGTTGGTGTCGGCGTCGACCATCTGGTCGGGGAACGACCGCGCGAAGAAGACACCGCCGTAGGTCCAGCGCTGCTCCAGCACCTGGTTGCGCTCCTCGGGCGAGATCGCCAGCGGGTGGAGCGGGTGTGGGTCGCGGGCCGGCGAACCGTAGAGCCCGCGCCGGGTGCGCACCCGGCGCTCGGCGTAGTGGGCCTTGACCTCAGCGAACTCCTCCGGCGGGAGCGGCTCGCTGACCGCGGGGATGCTGTAGTTGGCGGTGCGCTGGAAGACGGTCAGCGCGGCGGCCCGCTTGGCCACCTCGGGCACGGTCTGGATGCCGGAGGAACCGGTGCCGATCACACCGACCCGCTTGCCGTCGAGGGACACGGGCTCGTGTGGCCACTCCGCGGTGAAGTAGACCTCGCCGGCGAACTCGTCGGCGCCGGGGATGGCGGGCCGGTTGGGCACCGACAGGCTTCCGGTGGCCAGGACGACGAACCGACCCCGCACCGACCGCCCGCCGGCGGTGGTCACGGTCCAGGCACCATCGGCGTAGCGGGCCGCGGTCACCCGCGAGTCGAAGCTGAAGAGCTCGTAGAGCCCGAACCGGCCGGCCGCGTGCCGCAGGTAGGAGAGGATCTCCGGCTGGGTCGCGAACCGCTCGCTCCAGGTCCACTCCTGCTGGAGCGCGTCGTCGAAGGAGAACGAGTAGTCGACGCTCTCGACGTCGCAGCGCGCGCCCGGGTAGCGGTTCCAGTACCAGGTGCCGCCGACGTCGTTGCCCGCCTCGAAGCCGTGCACCGTCAGGCCGTCCTGGCGGGCCTTGTAGGCGGCGTACATCCCGGCGAAGCCGGCGCCGATCACGACGACGTCGTAGTCATCCACGGTCATGCGGTGGGAACTCCTTCTGCCGAGCGGCGGGTGGTGATCTCGCGAGGCCCGCGGGTGATGAACGGGTCGTAGCCGCGGACCCGGATCCGCCAGCCGTCGGCTGTGCGTACCCACTGGTCGTGGTATTCGCCCCACATCACGTAGAGCTGGCCCGCGTAGTCGAGGGCGCCTTCGTGGACGGCGTAGTAGTGCGCCCGGCTCTCGGCGCGGTCGCCGTCGACCGAGAGGCGGATGTTGGTGACGTTGTGGTGGGTGCGGCCGCAGAACGAGCCCGGTCCCAGGTTGTTGCGCATGTTGGCCAGCAGGTCGGCCCGGTTCTCGATGAGCTTCTTGCCCGGCACCGCGCGATAGTCGCCGACGGTGTCCTCGGTGAAGACACCGACCAGCAGGTCGAACCGCTTGGTGTCGATGGCTTCGCAGTAGAGGTAGTAGGCCTGCTCGATCTCGTGCCGGTCAGTCAGGTAGCCCAGGTCCATCCGCGTCCCGCCTTCGCCCTTGTGACTCCCATCATTTCAATGATAAAGATAATGTCAACCAATCGGGAGGTACGCGTGGACGAGAACCGGCTGGCGACGCTCGAGAAACGGGTGGCCGCGCTGGAGGACGAGATCGCGATCGCCCGCCTGATGGCCTCCTACGGGCCTTCGGTCGACAGCCTCTCGGCCGACCTCGCCGCCGCGCTGTGGGCCGACGACGGCGACTACGACGCGGGCACCTGGGCGGGGATGGCTCCGGGCACGACCGGTGTCTTCCACGGCAGCGACGCGGTGCGGGAGATGGTGGCCACCGAACCGCACCAGGGCTTCGTGCGCAGCGGCTGCGCGCACGTGGTCAGCGCCCCGCGAATCACCGTCGACGGCGACACGGCGGTCGCGGTCTGCTACGCGCAACTGTTGCGCCGCGACGAGGCGACCGACAGCTACCGGGTCTGGCGCATCACCGCCAACCGCTGGGAGTGGACCCGGACCCCGGCGGGCTGGAAGGTCGCCAACCGCACCAACCGCCCACTCGACGGGAGCGAGGCCGCCCGCGACCTGTTCCGCGCCGCGCTGCGATGAAGCTGGCCGGACGGGTCGCGGTCGTCACCGGTGCCGGGCGCGGCATCGGCCGGGCCCTTGCCGAGGCGCTGGCCGGCGAGGGCGCGTCGGTCGTCGTGTCGTCGCGCACCGCGACCGACCTCGCGGAGGTAACCGCGGCGATCGGCGGCGACGCGCGGGCCGTGGTCGCCGACGCGCTCGACCGCGACCAGGCGCGGGCACCGGTGCGCGCCGCCCTCGCGGCGTTCGGCCGGCTCGACATCCTGGTCAACAACGTCGGTGGCCGCCCGGGTGACGGCGTCGACGCCGACCCGTGGCACGAGCACGACGACCTCTTCGACCGGCTGCTGACGCTCAACCTGTCGTCGGCCTGGTGGACCACCAACGCGGCGTTGCCGGCGATGCGGGAGCGGGGCTACGGTCGCGTGATCAACATTGGGTCCGGGGTCGCCGACCGCGCCGGGGCGTCGATGGCCTACACCGCAGCCAAGCACGGCCTGGTCGGGCTGACCCGGTCGCTGGCGCTGGCGACCGGCACCCACGGCATCACCGTCAACTGCCTGTGCCCAGGCTGGACCCAGACCTCGGCCATCGACTGGGACGTCATCGGCGCCCGGTCCGGCATCTCCGGTGCGGAGGCGCGCGACCGCGTCACCGCGGACATCGCCCAGCGCCGGGTGCTCGACGCCGAAGAACTCGGCGCCGTCGCCGTGTTGCTCGCCTCCGACGCCGGTGCCGCCATCACCGGCCAGGTCTGGCACGTCGACGGCGGCTGGCGTCTCTAACCACAAAGGACGGACGAGGATGCTCACCCCCGAAGCCCGCGCCATCGTCGACGCGATCCGGTCGGCGGCACCACCACCCGAGCAGATCGGTCCGGCGGCGGCCCGCAAGGCGTCCGACGACCGGCGAGCCGCCCAGGTGCGCGAACTCGAGCCGATCGCGAAGGTCGAAGACCTGCTCGTGGGCGACGTGCCGGTGCGGATCTACCGCCCGGCGACCGGCACCGTCCTGTCCGGCACCGTTTTCGCCCACGGCGGCGGCTGGGTGCTCTGCGACCTCGACTCGCACGACCCGCTCTGCCGCTCGATCGCCAACCGGGCGCGGACCGTGGTGGTGTCGGTCGACTACCGGCGCGCGCCCGAGGCGAGGTTCCCGGCTGCGATCGACGACGTCTACGCCGTGCTGTGCTGGGTCGCCGAGCACGCCGCCGACCTCGGCATCGACCCGGCCCGGCTCGCGGTGGCCGGCGACAGCGCCGGCGGCAACCTGGCCGCGGCCGCCGCCATTCGCGCCCGGGACACCGGCGGCCCGGCGCTGGCCGCCCAGTTGCTGCTCTACCCGGTGCTGGACGGTCGGATGGACACCGACAGCTACCGACGCTTCGGACACGGCTTCGGGCTGGAGGCCACCTCGATGGCCTGGTACTGGGACCAGTACGTGCCCGATCAAGCGGACCGCTCCGACCCGCTCGCCGCACCGGCCCGCGCCGACCGCCTCGACGGGCTGCCGCCGGCGATCATCGCGGCCGCCGAGTGCGACCCGCTGTGCGACGAGGCCACCGCCTACGCGGAACGACTGGGCAACGCGTGGGTGCGCACCTACCCCAGCGGGTTCCACGGTTTCCTCAGCCTGCCGCCCGGGCTGCTCCCGGTCGCCGACGAGGCGCTCGCCGAGGTGACCTCGCGGCTCGGTCAGGCGCTGGCGCCGCCGTCGACGGACAGCACCGCGCCGTTGACGTAGGAAGCCGCCGGCGACGCCAGGAACGCGATCGTCGCCGCGATCTCCTCGGCCGTGCCGACCCGGCCGTCGACGCCGCCGGGGCGCCGCTCCAGCGCCTCGTGCTTCGTGAACTCGACCGTGCGCATCCCGCGGGCCAGATCGGTCGCCACGGAGCCGGGAGCGACGACGTTGACCCGGACCCCGTGCACCCCGTATTCCAGCGCCAGCGTGCGCATCAGGTTGATAAAGACCGCCCTTCGCGGCCGAGTACGCCGCCGCGTAGGGCCAGCCCCGCGTCCCGGCCAGCGAGGCGACCGCGACGATGCACCCGCCGGTCGCCTCGAGGTGCGGGAACGCGTCGCGCGCGAGCAGGAACGGCGCGCGCAGGTTGATCGCCTGCACCTGGTCCCACAGGTCCACGTCGATCGTCGTCGCCGGGCCGCTCTGGCCGATGCCCGCGACCAGGGCGACCACGTCGATCCGGCCCAGCGTCCGCGCGCACTCGGCCACCAGCCGGCCCGGGACCGCCGGGTCGGCGAGGTCCCCGACCGCGTAGGCATCGGCGCCCAGGCTGCGCAGGCCCCCCTCGTCGCGGTCGGTCGCGAAGACGCGATGACCCGAGGCGGCCAGCGCGACGGCCGTTGCCCGGCCGATCCCCGCGGCCGCCCCGGTCACCAGTGCGACAGGGCGGTTCAGCTCTTGCCCCAGAGCTTCTTGAACTGGGCCTGGTAGTCGGCGACGTACGCCGTGGCGTAGCCCTTGCCGGCCGGGATGTTCTCGCCCGTGTAGAGGTAGTAGTTGAGCGGTGCCTTGAGATCGGGCTCGACGCTCTCGCCCAGGAACGACCGGGCCAGCGTGTCGACCGTCAGCCACACCGTGGTCGCCCAGTCGGTGCTGTTGGAGACGGTGACCTGGCCCTTGCGCATGTAGTCGCGGATCGCCTCGTCGGCGTTGAGCACCCCGATCGAGCCCTTGTAGCCCAGCGGCGCGAGCGCATCGGGAAGACCGAGTGCCAGCGATGCCACGGCCATCATGATCGTGTTGGTGTCGGGGTGCGCCTGGACGTAGCCGGCGAGCTGCGACGCGGTCTTGGGCGTACCCATGTCGGTCGCGGCGAACTGGATCTTGTCGAGCTTGCAGTTGGGGCACAGTCGTTTGTATTCGTTGGAGAATCCGGTGAACCAGGCGTGCACCGACTCGAGGTCGGGCACGTCGACCGCGACCGTCTTGGCGTCGCTGCCGTGCTGCGCGAGCGTCCAGGCGGCCTGGATCTCACCGGCCCGGGTCACCTGCTCGACGCCCTGGAACAGCGCGGTGAGCCGGGGGTCGTTCTTGGCCAGCGACACCTCCACCACGGGGATCTTCATCGCCTTGAGCTGGTCGAGTTCCTGGCTGAAGTATTCGGGGCCGAACCCGACGCCGATCACCCCGTCGGGCTTGAGCCGCACCGCCTGCTCCCACCCGGCCTTGAGCTTCTCCGGGGTGAGCCCGACGTTGACGGAGACCAACTGCCAGCCGACCGCATCGAGGGCCTCCTTGAGGATCGCCTCGATCTCGACCGCGGAGGACAGGCCGGTGTTCATGTAGGCGATCCGCTTGCCGGTGGGGATCGTCCCCTTGATCGGCTCGGTGACGCCGATGCTGGTCGGCTGCTTGGTGTAGGTGCTCACGAGCTGTTGGGCCTGGGCCTTGATCTCGTCGCTGGTGCCCTGGCTGGCGTTGGCGGTCTCGTCCGAGGAGCCGCAAGCGGCCAGGCCGATGGCGACGCAGACGGCGAGCGCCGCTGCCGCGCCACGACGCCGGATACGGGTGCTCATTGTGGGTCCAATCTCTCGCTGGGAACGGGAGGCGACGGGCGACGGCGCCCGAAGAGCCGGGAAAGGGCACGGACCCGGGCCGGTGCACTGGGTGAGAAGCTCGCGACGGCCATCGCGAACAGCAGCGCGACGCCGTTGAACACGTCGGACGACCAGATCGGGCCGCCGAGCAGCAGGATGCCGAACTGGCCGGTGCCCAGCAGCAGCGTGGCGACGATGGTTCCCCACACGTTGAACCGGCCGGAGCGAAACATGGTGGCGCCCAGGAACGCACCCGCGAAGGCGGGCAGCAGGTAGGGCGGGCCGGCGCCGGGGGAGTAGGCACCGATCCGGGCGGTCAGCATCACGCCGGCGACGGCCGCGAGGCCGCCGGTGCACACCAGGGTGAGGGTCTGGATCGCCTGGACGCGGACACCGGCGAGCCGGGCGGTGTCCCGGTCGAAGCCGATCGCGTACATGAAGCGCCCGGTCTTGGTCCATTCCAGCACGAAGCCGAAGACCAGCATCAGGACCAGCATCACCAGGAACGGTTCCTGGAAACCGAAGACGGACTTACGCGCGACGTTCTCGCTGAACGAACCGCCGACGTTGTCGACGATGTAGAGGTTGCCGGAGATGGCCGTGGTCAGCGCCGCGATGATCGAGCCGGTCGCGAGGGTGGCGATGATCGGATCGAGGTTGAAGCCGACGATCGCGATCGCGTTCACCAGGCCCACCACGACGCCCGCACCGATGCCGGCCAGCACCGCGATCCACCACGGCAGGCTGGTGTGTGCCATCACCCAGGCCGACAGGCAGGCGGCGAGGCCCATCGTGTAGCCGACCGAGATGTCGAACAGGCCGCACAGCATCGCGATGGTCACGGCAAGGGCGATGATCCCGCTGATGGCGTACGTGTTGGCGATGGTGCGCACGCTCGCGCCGGTGGGGAACGTGTGGGGCTGGGCGATCGCGAACACGACGATGATGAGGAGCCAGACGTAGACGCCGCCGAACTCCTTGGGTGACAGCAGTTGCTTGAGCCGGCCGCGCCGCTGCTCCTTGGTGAGGCGACCGTCGAACTCGACGGCCGGCACCTTTGTGGACACGTCAGACACCTGATACCTCCGTCGACGCCATCAGGGCACCCAGCAACGCCGCTTCGGTCACGTCGTCGCCGCGCAACTCGGTGGCGATCCGCCCGTCGCGGATGACCAGGACCCGGTCGCAGACGCGGAGGAAGTCCTGGCTGTCCGACGAGGCCAGCAGGACGCCCATGCCCCGCTCGGCCTGGGCCCGGATCACCTGGTAGATCGCCTCCCGCGCGCCGACGTCGACGCCGGAGGTCGGCTCGTCCAGCAGCAGCGCCCGGGGCCCGGTCGCCAGCCACTTGGCCAGCACCACCTTCTGCTGGTTGCCGCCGCTGAGCTGAGCGAAGAGCGCCGCGCTGGGGTCGTGGTCGCGGCTGGTCCGGATGCTCAGCCGGCGGATCCACTGGTTGGCGGCGGCCGTCTCGGCCCGGCCGCTGATCCGCAGGAACCGCCGGAACGAGCCGAGGAACGGCAGCGTCAGGTTCTCGCGGAGGGTGAACTCGCGGACCGCGCTGCCCTTCTGCCGGTTGCCGGGCGCGAGCACCAGGCCGCGCTGCTGTGCCGAGGCCGGCGTCAACCGCCCGGTCAGCGCCGCGCCGCCGACCGCGATCTCGTCGTAGGTCGCTGGAACGGTGCCGACCAGGGCGTAGCAGAGCTCCTCGCGGCCCGAGCCGTCGAGGCCGGCGACGCCGACGACCTCGCCCGGCTCGACCGAGAGGTGCACGTCGCGCAGCAGGTCGGTGTGCAGGCCCTGGACGGCCAGGCTGGTGGCTATCGGCGCGGCGCCGC
This genomic interval from Asanoa ferruginea contains the following:
- a CDS encoding sugar ABC transporter substrate-binding protein, with product MSTRIRRRGAAAALAVCVAIGLAACGSSDETANASQGTSDEIKAQAQQLVSTYTKQPTSIGVTEPIKGTIPTGKRIAYMNTGLSSAVEIEAILKEALDAVGWQLVSVNVGLTPEKLKAGWEQAVRLKPDGVIGVGFGPEYFSQELDQLKAMKIPVVEVSLAKNDPRLTALFQGVEQVTRAGEIQAAWTLAQHGSDAKTVAVDVPDLESVHAWFTGFSNEYKRLCPNCKLDKIQFAATDMGTPKTASQLAGYVQAHPDTNTIMMAVASLALGLPDALAPLGYKGSIGVLNADEAIRDYMRKGQVTVSNSTDWATTVWLTVDTLARSFLGESVEPDLKAPLNYYLYTGENIPAGKGYATAYVADYQAQFKKLWGKS
- a CDS encoding ABC transporter permease, with the translated sequence MSTKVPAVEFDGRLTKEQRRGRLKQLLSPKEFGGVYVWLLIIVVFAIAQPHTFPTGASVRTIANTYAISGIIALAVTIAMLCGLFDISVGYTMGLAACLSAWVMAHTSLPWWIAVLAGIGAGVVVGLVNAIAIVGFNLDPIIATLATGSIIAALTTAISGNLYIVDNVGGSFSENVARKSVFGFQEPFLVMLVLMLVFGFVLEWTKTGRFMYAIGFDRDTARLAGVRVQAIQTLTLVCTGGLAAVAGVMLTARIGAYSPGAGPPYLLPAFAGAFLGATMFRSGRFNVWGTIVATLLLGTGQFGILLLGGPIWSSDVFNGVALLFAMAVASFSPSAPARVRALSRLFGRRRPSPPVPSERLDPQ